Proteins encoded together in one Epinephelus lanceolatus isolate andai-2023 chromosome 4, ASM4190304v1, whole genome shotgun sequence window:
- the lipt2 gene encoding octanoyl-[acyl-carrier-protein]:protein N-octanoyltransferase LIPT2, mitochondrial: MQGSSRPVVEVVRLGLVSYQEALRLQQVYVNRHRLGTAHALLLCQHPPVYTTGIRHKPYPAPLLDRLHLLGADVHRTNRGGLITFHGPGQLVCYPVLHLASFKKSIRWYVCELEKTIISVCSRFGIKASTSPHTGVWVRDSKICAIGIHCGRYITSHGLALNCNTDMSWFEHIVPCGIEGKGVTSLSAELQRDVSVEETIPHLLDAFRDQFNCRLMDAQTPETEQDSGTLSA, encoded by the exons ATGCAGGGCAGCAGCAGGCCGGTGGTGGAGGTGGTCCGTCTGGGCCTTGTCTCCTACCAGGAGGCTCTGCGGCTCCAGCAGGTCTATGTCAACCGGCACCGGTTAGGTACAGCTCACGCTCTGCTGCTGTGTCAGCACCCGCCAGTCTACACCACCGGGATTCGCCACAAACCTTACCCCGCCCCCTTGCTGGACCGCCTCCACCTGCTGGGGGCTGACGTCCACCGCACCAACCGAGGAGGACTCATCACGTTCCACGGGCCGGGACAGCTGGTGTGCTATCCAGTCCTCCACCTGGCCAGCTTCAAGAAG AGCATCCGCTGGTACGTCTGCGAACTGGAGAAGACCATCATCTCCGTCTGCAGCAGGTTTGGTATCAAAGCTTCGACATCCCCTCACACTGGAGTTTGGGTCAGAGACAGCAAGATCTGTGCCATCG gaATCCACTGTGGTCGATACATCACGTCTCACGGCTTGGCCCTGAACTGTAACACCGACATGTCGTGGTTCGAACACATCGTGCCGTGCGGTATCGAAGGTAAAGGAGTGACGTCGCTGAGCGCCGAGCTGCAGAGAGACGTCAGCGTGGAGGAAACCATTCCTCACCTGCTGGATGCCTTCAGGGACCAGTTCAACTGTCGGCTGATGGACGCACAAACACCTGAGACTGAGCAGGACAGCGGAACGTTGTCAGCGTAG